A part of Amblyraja radiata isolate CabotCenter1 chromosome 35, sAmbRad1.1.pri, whole genome shotgun sequence genomic DNA contains:
- the LOC116966090 gene encoding zinc finger protein 79-like — protein sequence MHSGERPLTSSDCGKSFKRTTQLKIRRQVHTVEKSCGCSTCGKSFTQLTGRRQHRRVHSSERPFTCYNCLHVVAGLKMHRCLHTSERPCTCSDCGKSFTCSSRLLEHQRTNTGERPCAQCGMGFTTPPGCCPTIIHINSGCSLCFKNARGLREDQRYTDHDGEGDGDIAAIDGNQGAS from the exons ATGCACTCCGGCGAGCGGCCCCTCACctcctccgactgcggcaagagcttcaagaggaCCACTCAGCTGAAGATCCGCCGGCAAGTGCACACGGTCGAGAAGTCctgtggctgctccacctgcggcaagagctttacccagcTGACAGGGCGACGTCAGcatcggcgggtgcacagcagtgagaggcccttcacctgctacaACTGCCTTCATGTCGTCGCTGGACTGAAGATGCACAGGTGCCTGCACACCAGTGAGCGGCCctgcacctgcagcgactgcggcaagagcttcacctgctccagcaggctgctggagcaccagcgcaccaacaccggcgagcgcccctgcgcccagtgcggcatggGCTTCACCACTcctccaggctgctgtcccaccatcaTACATATTAACAGCGGCTGCTCCCTCTGTTTCAAGAacgcacgggggctgcgggaggaCCAACGATatacagaccatgatggagaag GTGACGGGGACATAGCGGCCATTGATGGCAACCAGGGTGCCAGttaa
- the LOC116966091 gene encoding zinc finger protein 239-like: GFTRSKNLLEHQRTHTGERPFTCNQCGKGFTRSNSLLEHQQVHTGDRLFPKPFGCSDCSKSFKTTNNLRAHQRVHTGEKPYGCSTCGKRFFNSSSLGRHQQVHTGEKPYGCSACGKRFRRADDLKIHQRVHTGEKPYGCSTCSKTFACLSGLRVHLRVHTGEKPYGCSTCGKSFSQLSGLRRHWRVHSSERPFTCSDCGKGFKSLSELKVHWRLHSGERPYTCSNCGKGFIRSNNLLEHQRTHNGKHPYTCGQCGKSFTRPTSLLSHQRVHASDRPVPSPVWGECLAMASHTLSHQHVHTSGQSYDCPYCGEAFDSLRGLRQHRRTHAFERQLPLRQAFQERTGAAGAPMDIQTMMEKGLGSVAVDGETGT; the protein is encoded by the exons ggcttcacccgctccaaaaacctgctggagcaccagcgcacccacaccggcgagcgccccttcacctgcaaccagtgcggcaagggcttcacccgctccaacagcctgctggagcaccagcaggTGCACACCGGCGACCGTCTCTTCCCTAAGCCCTTTGGCTGCTCTGACTGCAGCAAGAGCTTCAAAACGACGAATAACCTGAGGGCCCACCAGcgagtgcacacgggcgagaagccctatggctgctctacCTGCGGGAAGAGATTTTTCAATTCGTCGAGTCTGGGGCGGCACCAACAGGTGCACacaggcgagaagccctatggctgctccgccTGCGGCAAGAGGTTCAGGAGGGCGGATGACCTGAAGATCCATCAGCGGgtacacacgggcgagaagccctatggctgctcgacCTGCAGCAAGACCTTTGCCTGCTTGTCGGGGCTGCGGGTGCAtctgcgggtgcacacgggcgagaagccctatggctgctccacctgtggcaagagcttttcccagttgtcggggctacggcggcactggcgggtgcacagcagtgagcgacccttcacctgctctgactgcggcaaAGGTTTCAAGTCGTTGTCGGAACTGAAGGTGCACTGGCGCCTGCactccggggagcggccctacacctgcagcaactgcggcaagggcttcatccgctccaacaacctgctggagcaccagcgcacccacaacggcaagcacccctacacctgcggccagtgcggcaagagcttcacccgccccaccagcctgctgtcccaccagcgggtgcacgccagcGACCGTcctgtccccagcccggtgtggggAGAGTGCTTGGCCATGGCCTCCcacaccctgtctcaccagcacgtgcacaccagtggccagtccTATGACTGTCCATACTgcggtgaggcgtttgacagcttgcgggggttgcggcagcaccggcggacccacgccttCGAGAGGCAGCTCCCACTGCGGCAAGCGTTTCAAGAGCGCACAGGGGCTGCAGGAGCACCAATGGATatacagaccatgatggagaag GGTTTAGgatccgttgctgtggacggagagacggggacgtga